The segment TTGGCAGATGCAAATTTCGAGATCAATGATCTGAATGCAGAACAAGTCGGAGTTTTGATCGGAACGGGCATTGGCGGCTTGAAAGTTCTCGAAGATCAGCAAGAAATTAACCTGACCAAAGGACCCGATCGCTGTAGTCCGTTCATGATTCCCATGATGATTGCGAATATGGCGGCAGGTCTTACGGCGATTCACATTGGTGCAAAAGGTCCAAACTCTTGTTCAGTGACCGCTTGCGCGGCTGGCTCGAATGCGATCGGCGATGCGTTTCAATGGGTGCGACGCGGCTATGCTCAAGCCATGATTTGCGGTGGTACTGAAGCGGCAGTCACTTCGCTTGCAGTAGCAGGATTTGCAGCGTGTAAAGCCCTCTCATTAAGAAATGATGACCCTACTCACGCGAGCCGCCCGTTTGATAAAGATCGCGACGGTTTCGTCTTAGGTGAAGGATCTGGAATTCTTCTGCTCGAAGAAATGGAACACGCGCTGGCTCGTGGCGCAAAGATTTACGCTGAAATCGTCGGCTATGGCGTAACTTGCGATGCTTATCACATCACAGGACAAACTCCAGGCGGAAAAGATGCCGCAAGAGCGATTCAGTTCTGTCTAAAAGATGGCGGACTCACTCCGGATCAGGTGGATTACGTCAATGCTCACGGAACCAGTACGCCCGTCAATGATCCAAATGAGACGATGGCGATTAAAACTGCTCTGGGCGATCGCGCAAAACAAATTCTCGTCAGCTCCACGAAATCGATGACGGGTCACTTGCTCGGCGGTTCTGGCGGAATTGAAGCCGTTGCAACCGTGATGGCAATCCACAACGATCGCGTTCCTCCAACGATTAATTTGGTCGAACCCGATCCAGCTTGTGATCTCGATTACGTTGCCAATGAAAGCCGCGAACATGTCGTGAACGTTGCGCTGTCCAACTCTTTTGGGTTTGGCGGACACAATGTGACGATCGCATTTAAAAAGTTTGAGCCATAAACTTGAACTGGCTACCGTTATCTAGGATTATTAGGAGGCTGTTATCAATTGACAGCCTTTGATAGCTTTTTCTGATTAGGTATTTGTGCCTACTTTTCTTCATAATGGAATCAAGTATTCGGATTTGATCGAATTCTTCCGTTATTGCCCACTCGTCGTTCATTCTTAACAGAAATCATGGTCGTTGCAGCCCAGTCACTCGAAGAACTTTGCATTAATTCGATTCGCTTTTTAGCGATCGATGGCGTTGAGAAAGCAAAATCCGGACACCCAGGATTGCCGATGGGTGCGGCTCCGATGTCCTTCGTGCTATGGGACAAGTTCATGCGGTTTAATCCCAAAAATCCGCAGTGGTTCAACCGCGATCGCTTCGTGCTGTCCGCAGGTCACGGCTCAATGCTGCAATATGCATTGCTCTATTTAGCGGGCTATGACAGTGTGACGATCGACGATATCAAACAGTTCCGCCAACTCGGATCGCGCACGCCTGGACACCCAGAAAATTTTGAAACTGCAGGTGTTGAAGTCACAACTGGGCCTTTGGGTCAAGGGATTTGTAATGGGGTTGGTTTGGCAATCGCTGAAGCGCACCTGGCTGCAAAATTCAACAAGCCCGATGCAACGATTGTTGATCACTATACCTATGTGATCATGGGTGATGGCTGCAACATGGAAGGCGTTTCGGGTGAAGCGTGCTCACTGGCTGGACACCTGGGTTTGGGTAAACTGATTGCCCTCTATGATGACAACCATATCTCGATCGATGGAGACACTGAGGTTTCCTTTACTGAAGATGTGGGTAAACGCTACGAAGCGTATGGTTGGCAAGTTCTCACTGTGCCCGATGGCGATACCAATACTGCTGCAATCGAAGCCGCGATCGCAGAAGCGAAGAAAGAAACGACCAAGCCGACCTTGATCAAAATCCGCACAACGATCGGATTCGGTTCACCCAACAAGCAAGGAACCGCAGGCGTTCACGGTGCTGCTTTGGGTGGTGACGAAGTGGCTGCAACCCGCAAGCAGTTAGGTTGGGATTACGAACCTTTCGTGGTTCCCGAAGATGCTTTGAATCACTGGCGCAAAGCGATCGAGCGCGGTGCGAAGCTCGAATCTGATTGGAATGCAGCGTTTGCAGACTACAAAGCAAAATATCCTGAAGATGCAGCAACCTTTGAGCGCCTGCTGAGCGGCAAGCTTCCAGACGGTTGGGAAAAGTGCCTGCCGGTCTACACGCCTGAAGATAAAGGCTTAGCGACTCGTCAAACGTCTGAGAAGACTTTGAATGCGATCGCGCCTGTTGTTCCCGAACTGATCGGTGGTTCGGCTGACTTGACTCACTCGAACTTGACCTTGCTGAAAGGGTTCGGTGACTTCCAGAAAGGCTCTTACCAAAACCGCAACCTCCGCTTTGGAGTCCGCGAACATGCAATGGGCGCAATCTGTAATGGAATTGCATTGCACAATTCGGGCTTGATTCCTTACTGTGCAACCTTCTTGGTGTTTGTAGACTACATGCGGGCAGCGATTCGCCTTTCTGCACTGTCTGAAGCAGGCGTGATTTATGTCATGACTCATGACTCAGTTGCATTGGGTGAAGATGGCCCTACTCACCAACCGATTGAGACGCTTGCATCGCTGCGTGCGATTCCGAACCTGTTGGTCTTCCGTCCTGCGGATGGAAATGAAACCTCTGGTGCATACAAAATTGCAATGGAGCGTCGTAAGCAGCCTTCGCTGTTGGCAATGACTCGTCAAGCATTGCCGAACTTGGATGGTAGCTCGATCGATGCAGTCGCTCGTGGTGCATACATTCTTTCCGGTAGCGACGACCTTCCCGATATCATCTTGGTGGGAACGGGAAGTGAAGTGAGCCTTTGTGTAACTGCTGCCGAAAAACTTCGTGCAGAAGGTCACAAAGTCCGCGTGGTATCGATGCCTTGTTGGGAATTGTTCGAGGAGCAAGATGAAGCGTACAAGAACACCATCTTCCCGAAAGCAGATCAAAAACGCCTCGTGGTTGAAGCTGCTTCTAGCTTCGGTTGGCAGAAGTACATGGGAAGCGAAGGCGACATAATCAGCATTGAGCGCTTTGGTATCTCGGCTCCAGGTAACGTTGCTATGGAGAAATTCGGCTACACCGTCGATAACGTTGTGGCTCGTGCGAAAGCAGTGATCGGCAAATAAGCACAAAAGTTGCTTTGAGTGATAGATTGCAAGCCCCCAGAATTTCTGGGGGCTTTTTTGTTGAAATCGGCATCGCTAACTCAATTGCTTTCATCTACTCGGAACCTGGTGAAAGCAATTCCTCATGGGTTGCTACAAGAATTACGAAGGTTGATCTAATCGTTCGATCGATCAGCGCTGCTATTAGATATGCGTGGGCAGTTCTAGATGCGATCGCAGCTTCAAGCAACCCATCTCAGTATTTTCTCTGAGTGATAAGATTCACTGATTCTTTACTTTAGCTGTACGGAAACCATCGCCTCGCCGACGAAAGTATAAACAAGAACACAAGCTGCAATGCTTACTGAACATCTACTCTAGCGAGGTCTGCGATGCTTTACACTCAAACCAATTCCACCTGCTCTGATGGTGCTGTTAGCTCGGTGCTTGACCGAATTCTCGCCACAGGTCAAATTGCTCAAAGTGATGCTCATCGAGTCCTGCAAGCTGCAATGACGTTAGACAGTCCGCTCAGTGCTGAAGAACAAACAAAAATTAGAGTCATTGCTCATCGTTTAGGACTAGGCATGTTGAAGGTTGTCTACTAGGAAATGGCTTGCGTTTGATTGCTACAATCTTGCGGCAAAAACTTATCCAACCGTAAAACCCTGAATTAAAGCAGAATTTGATGAACAATAGAGGAGGCGAGTTATTCAAAACAGAATGGGACAGTACGATCGCTTAATTCTCATGGCAGAAGATGAACTGACACAGTACAGTACCGATGCCCGTAAAATTGAAAAGCTCCGACAGAAAATTGGTTTATCGGTTTCTGCCAATGAGCAAAAGCAAGTCAAAGAGCAACTTTTAGCAGAAATGCCAACTGATCCAATTCGCAAAATCATTGAAGATCAGCGTCAAACGGTTGCACTACCATTTTGGGGAATTGCTGGATTGGGTTTATTGTTTGGCATTTCCATGTCGCAACCGTTAGATTTTGTTGCCACCATCGCTGGAGGCGCGATCGCCTTCCAAATTCAAAAACTCGGCTGGCGACTCCAAGCAAAACGACTAGTACTCAAAACCTTGGAAGATATCGAAGAACGAGTTCGCAAGCCTGATTAACAATATTTGCATAGTTGCGAGTGGGCAGAGCTATCTAGCAACTGCAATTAAACCGCAATAGCCTGCATCGATTGGCAAGCCTCAATCAGACCTTCAACTCCTTGAACGATCGTAATTTTCGTTGCCAATCGATGCTCCAAATCTGCCACAGTCATGTCATCTAAAAATACGGCTGCATCTTGTTTCAGCATCAAAGACGGCAAAAGAATTCCGTCTCCGAGCGCTCTCCCTTGCAGTGCTGCCAAAATGTCTTGCCCAGTCAGTAGCCCTGTGACAGTCATGCTCTGACCCCAGTACTGGCTATTCAGAGCAACCATTTTGACCGTCAAACCTTGAACTTGGTTTAAGCGATCGAGAATCGGCAAAAATGCTCTCTCAACTGCATTTCCCACGACCCAAGTATACTCACGCGCAGGAGCAATCTTCTGCGGAAGTCGTTGTGCTGCTGTTTCAAACTCTTTTAGGAACAATCGAATCGAACCTACACCATTACCAATTTGTGGATAGTCTTCATAGTGCGATTCTGGGGGTAAATCGGCTCCAGCGATTAAGAACCACTCATCTGCTAACCAAACAATCGTACTGCCCTGCTCTTTTCGGAATTTAGCTTGCAGTGCTTGTACTTGGGCAATTACTTCTCTCGCTTTCTCAGGTGAAACGGGAATCAATTCATCTTCATCGGGTCGAAATCGGGTCAGTCCAACGGGAACCACCGCGATCGAC is part of the Leptolyngbya boryana PCC 6306 genome and harbors:
- the fabF gene encoding beta-ketoacyl-ACP synthase II produces the protein MTNTVNKRVVVTGLGAITPIGNTLSEYWDGLMAGRNGIAPITLFDASRHDCRFAAEVKGFDPIQYMDRKEAKRMDRFCQFAVAASKQALADANFEINDLNAEQVGVLIGTGIGGLKVLEDQQEINLTKGPDRCSPFMIPMMIANMAAGLTAIHIGAKGPNSCSVTACAAGSNAIGDAFQWVRRGYAQAMICGGTEAAVTSLAVAGFAACKALSLRNDDPTHASRPFDKDRDGFVLGEGSGILLLEEMEHALARGAKIYAEIVGYGVTCDAYHITGQTPGGKDAARAIQFCLKDGGLTPDQVDYVNAHGTSTPVNDPNETMAIKTALGDRAKQILVSSTKSMTGHLLGGSGGIEAVATVMAIHNDRVPPTINLVEPDPACDLDYVANESREHVVNVALSNSFGFGGHNVTIAFKKFEP
- the tkt gene encoding transketolase encodes the protein MVVAAQSLEELCINSIRFLAIDGVEKAKSGHPGLPMGAAPMSFVLWDKFMRFNPKNPQWFNRDRFVLSAGHGSMLQYALLYLAGYDSVTIDDIKQFRQLGSRTPGHPENFETAGVEVTTGPLGQGICNGVGLAIAEAHLAAKFNKPDATIVDHYTYVIMGDGCNMEGVSGEACSLAGHLGLGKLIALYDDNHISIDGDTEVSFTEDVGKRYEAYGWQVLTVPDGDTNTAAIEAAIAEAKKETTKPTLIKIRTTIGFGSPNKQGTAGVHGAALGGDEVAATRKQLGWDYEPFVVPEDALNHWRKAIERGAKLESDWNAAFADYKAKYPEDAATFERLLSGKLPDGWEKCLPVYTPEDKGLATRQTSEKTLNAIAPVVPELIGGSADLTHSNLTLLKGFGDFQKGSYQNRNLRFGVREHAMGAICNGIALHNSGLIPYCATFLVFVDYMRAAIRLSALSEAGVIYVMTHDSVALGEDGPTHQPIETLASLRAIPNLLVFRPADGNETSGAYKIAMERRKQPSLLAMTRQALPNLDGSSIDAVARGAYILSGSDDLPDIILVGTGSEVSLCVTAAEKLRAEGHKVRVVSMPCWELFEEQDEAYKNTIFPKADQKRLVVEAASSFGWQKYMGSEGDIISIERFGISAPGNVAMEKFGYTVDNVVARAKAVIGK
- a CDS encoding TIGR03279 family radical SAM protein → MSEISIRPALITGVLSGSIAQEIGFEVGDRIVSINGEKPRDLIDYQFLCADEFLELDVIDRKGKTHQIEIEKDYDEDLGLEFETALFDGLIQCTNRCPFCFIDQQPPGKRDSLYLKDDDYRLSFLYGSYLTLTNLTQREWNRIEQMRLSPLYVSVHATEADVRTRLLKNSRAGQILDQMRWFQERQLQIHAQVVLCPGINDGEHLTRTIEDLAQFHTGEIPAVASIAVVPVGLTRFRPDEDELIPVSPEKAREVIAQVQALQAKFRKEQGSTIVWLADEWFLIAGADLPPESHYEDYPQIGNGVGSIRLFLKEFETAAQRLPQKIAPAREYTWVVGNAVERAFLPILDRLNQVQGLTVKMVALNSQYWGQSMTVTGLLTGQDILAALQGRALGDGILLPSLMLKQDAAVFLDDMTVADLEHRLATKITIVQGVEGLIEACQSMQAIAV